In Panthera tigris isolate Pti1 chromosome C1, P.tigris_Pti1_mat1.1, whole genome shotgun sequence, the following proteins share a genomic window:
- the NGF gene encoding beta-nerve growth factor encodes MSMLSYTLITALLIGIQAEPHPESNVPAGHAIPQAHWTKLQHSLDTALRRARSTPAGAIAARVAGQTRNITVDPKLFKKRRLRSPRVLFSTHPPPVAADTQGLDLEAGGAASFNRTHRSKRSSSHPVFHRGEFSVCDSVSVWVGDKTTATDIKGKEVMVLGEVNINNSVFKQYFFETKCRDPTPVDSGCRGIDSKHWNSYCTTTHTFVKALTMDGKQAAWRFIRIDTACVCVLSRKAGRRA; translated from the coding sequence ATGTCCATGTTGTCCTACACTCTGATCACAGCTCTTTTGATCGGCATACAGGCAGAACCACACCCAGAGAGCAATGTCCCAGCAGGACACGCCATCCCCCAAGCCCACTGGACTAAGCTTCAGCATTCCCTCGACACAGCCCTCCGCAGAGCCCGCAGCACCCCGGCCGGGGCAATAGCCGCGAGGGTGGCAGGGCAGACCCGCAACATCACTGTGGAccccaaactttttaaaaagcggCGACTGCGTTCACCCCGCGTGCTGTTCAGCACGCACCCCCCACCTGTGGCTGCAGATACTCAGGGTCTGGACTTGGAGGCGGGTGGTGCTGCCTCCTTCAACAGGACTCACAGGAGCAAGCGGTCGTCGTCGCACCCTGTCTTCCACCGGGGGGAGTTCTCGGTGTGCGACAGCGTCAGCGTGTGGGTGGGGGACAAGACCACCGCCACGGACATCAAGGGCAAGGAGGTGATGGTGCTGGGAGAGGTGAACATTAACAACAGTGTGTTCAAACAGTACTTTTTTGAGACCAAGTGCCGGGACCCCACTCCCGTGGACAGCGGATGCAGGGGCATCGACTCCAAGCACTGGAACTCATACTGTACCACAACGCACACCTTCGTCAAGGCGCTGACCATGGACGGCAAGCAGGCCGCCTGGCGGTTCATCCGGATCGACacggcctgtgtgtgtgtgctcagcaGGAAGGCTGGGAGAAGAGCCTGA